The Xiphophorus hellerii strain 12219 chromosome 5, Xiphophorus_hellerii-4.1, whole genome shotgun sequence genome window below encodes:
- the LOC116719614 gene encoding interleukin enhancer-binding factor 3-like isoform X1 gives MPDFRGREDGMASEWDEQQAYEELLYWDELIQQGHRLLPEDFDRYEELRYWYDCLCYEEELRQYHEYIAAVQNLEDERQLEEIMAPPKQTGPQNRLVMTKHSEVYPSAEELEAVQTIISDVEHAFKTLSEQIDGGRSEERVLRALMRVGLVAKGLLLKGDNELELVLLCSSSPTITLFNEVTEQLAKQLELISAGTYSVSSRPEEAVIVVTSSKESVPTLVINLTSPLVREEQQTNIAEAEGNETQSVNDPPDVLDRQKCLTALASLRHAKWFQAKVSNLSSAVIVIRVMRDLCKRVPDWSPLSEWSLELLVEKAISTSERPMAVGESFRRVLECVASGILLEDGPGIRDPCEKEDVDATANLTEQQRDDITKSAQFALRLWAFGQMYKVLGMDNKPYKSQKILKYTRKDGTGLMTPASQYFLPAKRPYSAVEKDEEELTSKSKEKKFEKSFLKKHFDPNINPVMRLNQYQSRLEYRLISQTGPVHEPVFTMSVDVKGKTYEASGPSKRAAKLNVAIKALKDLGLPTGLESKSELSGDTESSQKSDSAAASTASDEIGQGPLLTKNGKNPVMELNEKRRSLKYVVLKETGRSSAKSFVMQVEVDGQKFQGKGSNKKEAKAHAALAALEKLFPNDDDASDSNRMSAKKKVIYTDMHIPGFGTIRGIPSDTGARSWGPNRGVQARGRGRGQPFGAGPSYNTTNYSYESSAGTGYHKLYANNAASNTGKNTNVAESDSSTGYGTFYPESSSTYSSPPVPSTSDTKGQSYRSMPPPVDQQSPYSYGYGEEKKKMLTQSNPVVQGGNSSTYSTAYPSSVTAGHSYDYGWGNQVNWGNQQGFDTYQNYGGQNQGQYSGYTNY, from the exons ATGCCCGATTTTAGAG GCAGGGAGGACGGCATGGCTTCAGAGTGGGACGAACAGCAGGCCTATGAAGAGCTTCTATATTGGGACGAACTGATCCAACAAGGCCACCGTCTTCTGCCTGAGGACTTTGACAG GTACGAGGAGCTGCGATATTGGTACGACTGTCTGTGCTACGAGGAGGAGCTGAGGCAGTACCATGAATACATTGCTGCAGTTCAAAACTTGGAGGATGAACGACAGcttgag GAGATTATGGCCCCTCCAAAACAAACTGGGCCTCAGAATCGCCTCGTGATGACGAAGCACTCTGAAGTGTATCCTTCAGCTGAGGAACTAGAAGCTGTGCAGACGATTATTTCTGATGTGGAGCATGCTTTTAAAACACTATCTGAACAGATCGATGGAGGGAG ATCCGAAGAGCGAGTTTTGCGTGCTCTTATGAGGGTCGGTCTAGTTGCTAAAGGACTCCTTCTGAAAGGGGACAATGAACTGGAACTGGTGCTGCTTTGCTCCAGCTCGCCTACAATCACTTTATTTAATGAAGTCACTGAACAGTTAGCTAAACAGCTAGAG TTAATTTCAGCTGGAACATATTCAGTAAGCTCGCGTCCGGAGGAAGCAGTCATTGTTGTGACCAGTAGCAAGGAGTCTGTCCCGACTCTCGTCATCAACCTGACATCACCTCTTGTCCGGGAGGAGCAGCAGACTAACATCGCTGAGGCAGAGGGGAACG AAACGCAATCGGTCAACGATCCGCCGGACGTTCTGGACAGGCAGAAATGCCTAACTGCCTTGGCGTCTCTCCGCCACGCCAAGTGGTTCCAG GCTAAAGTCAGCAATCTCAGTTCTGCTGTCATTGTGATCCGAGTAATGAGGGATTTGTGTAAACGGGTTCCCGATTGGTCACCCCTCTCAGAATGG tCTCTTGAACTGCTGGTAGAGAAAGCCATCAGTACATCTGAGCGGCCAATGGCAGTAGGTGAATCCTTCCGCAGAGTTTTAGAGTGCGTCGCCTCTGGAATCCTACTGGAAG ACGGCCCCGGCATAAGGGACCCATGTGAAAAGGAAGATGTTGACGCCACTGCAAATCTGACTGAGCAGCAGCGTGACGACATAACAAAGAGTGCTCAG TTTGCCTTGAGGCTGTGGGCTTTTGGACAGATGTACAAGGTGTTAGGGATGGACAACAAACCTTATAAATCCcaaaaaattttgaaatacaCCCGCAAAGATGGCACAG GTCTGATGACTCCTGCTTCTCAATACTTCCTCCCAGCTAAGAGGCCTTATTCAGCAGTGGAGAAAGATGAGGAAGAGTTGACatcaaaaagcaaagagaagaaatttgaaaaaagcTTTCTAAAGAAACATT TTGACCCAAACATAAATCCTGTGATGCGTCTAAACCAGTATCAATCTCGCCTGGAGTATCGGCTTATCTCTCAAACCGGTCCAGTCCATGAGCCTGTGTTTACCATGTCTGTGGATGTGAAGGGAAAAACCTACGAGGCTTCAGGACCATCTAAGCGAGCTGCCAAGCTGAATGTCGCCATCAAG GCCCTGAAAGATCTTGGTCTTCCAACAGGCCTGGAGTCAAAATCAGAGCTGAGTGGCGACACTGAAAGCTCTCAGAAATCTGACTCTGCTGCAGCTTCTACCGCATCAGACGAG ATTGGTCAGGGTCCCCTCTTAACTAAAAATGGGAAGAACCCTGTGATGGAGCTCAATGAAAAGCGCCGCAGCCTGAAGTATGTGGTGCTTAAAGAGACCGGAAGGTCCAGCGCCAAGTCCTTCGTCATGCAG GTGGAAGTTGATGGGCAGAAGTTTCAAGGAAAAGGCTCCAATAAAAAGGAAGCAAAGGCTCACGCTGCCCTCGCTGCTTTGGAAAAGTTATTCCCAAATGATGATGACGCTTCAGACAGCAACAGAATGTCTGCAAAGAAGAAGGTTATCTACACTGACATG CACATCCCAGGATTTGGCACAATCCGTGGTATTCCATCAGATACCGGGGCTCGAAGCTGGGGTCCCAACAGAGGGGTCCAAGCCCGGGGCCGGGGCCGGGGCCAGCCTTTTGGCGCCGGACCCAGCTATAACACAA ctAACTACAGCTATGAGAGCAGCGCTGGGACAGGCTATC ATAAACTTTATGCTAACAATGCTGCCAGCAACACTGGCAAAAACACCAACGTGGCTGAATCGGACAGCAGCACAGGCTACGGTACGTTTTACCCAGAGAGCAGCTCCACCTACTCCTCCCCACCCGTACCCAGCACCAGCGACACAAAGGGACAAAGCTACCGCTCCATGCCCCCACCTGTTGACCAGCAGAGCCCATATAGCTACGGATAtggagaggaaaagaagaagatgcTGACCCAAAGCAATCCTGTGGTTCAGGGAGGAAACTCCTCCACATACAGCACAGCCTATCCTAGTTCTGTTACAGCAGGACATTCATACGATTACG GCTGGGGGAACCAGGTCAACTGGGGGAATCAACAGGGATTTGACACCTACCAGAACTATGGAGGACAAAACCAGGGCCAGTACTCTGGATACACAAATTACTGA
- the LOC116719614 gene encoding interleukin enhancer-binding factor 3-like isoform X2 — translation MASEWDEQQAYEELLYWDELIQQGHRLLPEDFDRYEELRYWYDCLCYEEELRQYHEYIAAVQNLEDERQLEEIMAPPKQTGPQNRLVMTKHSEVYPSAEELEAVQTIISDVEHAFKTLSEQIDGGRSEERVLRALMRVGLVAKGLLLKGDNELELVLLCSSSPTITLFNEVTEQLAKQLELISAGTYSVSSRPEEAVIVVTSSKESVPTLVINLTSPLVREEQQTNIAEAEGNETQSVNDPPDVLDRQKCLTALASLRHAKWFQAKVSNLSSAVIVIRVMRDLCKRVPDWSPLSEWSLELLVEKAISTSERPMAVGESFRRVLECVASGILLEDGPGIRDPCEKEDVDATANLTEQQRDDITKSAQFALRLWAFGQMYKVLGMDNKPYKSQKILKYTRKDGTGLMTPASQYFLPAKRPYSAVEKDEEELTSKSKEKKFEKSFLKKHFDPNINPVMRLNQYQSRLEYRLISQTGPVHEPVFTMSVDVKGKTYEASGPSKRAAKLNVAIKALKDLGLPTGLESKSELSGDTESSQKSDSAAASTASDEIGQGPLLTKNGKNPVMELNEKRRSLKYVVLKETGRSSAKSFVMQVEVDGQKFQGKGSNKKEAKAHAALAALEKLFPNDDDASDSNRMSAKKKVIYTDMHIPGFGTIRGIPSDTGARSWGPNRGVQARGRGRGQPFGAGPSYNTTNYSYESSAGTGYHKLYANNAASNTGKNTNVAESDSSTGYGTFYPESSSTYSSPPVPSTSDTKGQSYRSMPPPVDQQSPYSYGYGEEKKKMLTQSNPVVQGGNSSTYSTAYPSSVTAGHSYDYGWGNQVNWGNQQGFDTYQNYGGQNQGQYSGYTNY, via the exons ATGGCTTCAGAGTGGGACGAACAGCAGGCCTATGAAGAGCTTCTATATTGGGACGAACTGATCCAACAAGGCCACCGTCTTCTGCCTGAGGACTTTGACAG GTACGAGGAGCTGCGATATTGGTACGACTGTCTGTGCTACGAGGAGGAGCTGAGGCAGTACCATGAATACATTGCTGCAGTTCAAAACTTGGAGGATGAACGACAGcttgag GAGATTATGGCCCCTCCAAAACAAACTGGGCCTCAGAATCGCCTCGTGATGACGAAGCACTCTGAAGTGTATCCTTCAGCTGAGGAACTAGAAGCTGTGCAGACGATTATTTCTGATGTGGAGCATGCTTTTAAAACACTATCTGAACAGATCGATGGAGGGAG ATCCGAAGAGCGAGTTTTGCGTGCTCTTATGAGGGTCGGTCTAGTTGCTAAAGGACTCCTTCTGAAAGGGGACAATGAACTGGAACTGGTGCTGCTTTGCTCCAGCTCGCCTACAATCACTTTATTTAATGAAGTCACTGAACAGTTAGCTAAACAGCTAGAG TTAATTTCAGCTGGAACATATTCAGTAAGCTCGCGTCCGGAGGAAGCAGTCATTGTTGTGACCAGTAGCAAGGAGTCTGTCCCGACTCTCGTCATCAACCTGACATCACCTCTTGTCCGGGAGGAGCAGCAGACTAACATCGCTGAGGCAGAGGGGAACG AAACGCAATCGGTCAACGATCCGCCGGACGTTCTGGACAGGCAGAAATGCCTAACTGCCTTGGCGTCTCTCCGCCACGCCAAGTGGTTCCAG GCTAAAGTCAGCAATCTCAGTTCTGCTGTCATTGTGATCCGAGTAATGAGGGATTTGTGTAAACGGGTTCCCGATTGGTCACCCCTCTCAGAATGG tCTCTTGAACTGCTGGTAGAGAAAGCCATCAGTACATCTGAGCGGCCAATGGCAGTAGGTGAATCCTTCCGCAGAGTTTTAGAGTGCGTCGCCTCTGGAATCCTACTGGAAG ACGGCCCCGGCATAAGGGACCCATGTGAAAAGGAAGATGTTGACGCCACTGCAAATCTGACTGAGCAGCAGCGTGACGACATAACAAAGAGTGCTCAG TTTGCCTTGAGGCTGTGGGCTTTTGGACAGATGTACAAGGTGTTAGGGATGGACAACAAACCTTATAAATCCcaaaaaattttgaaatacaCCCGCAAAGATGGCACAG GTCTGATGACTCCTGCTTCTCAATACTTCCTCCCAGCTAAGAGGCCTTATTCAGCAGTGGAGAAAGATGAGGAAGAGTTGACatcaaaaagcaaagagaagaaatttgaaaaaagcTTTCTAAAGAAACATT TTGACCCAAACATAAATCCTGTGATGCGTCTAAACCAGTATCAATCTCGCCTGGAGTATCGGCTTATCTCTCAAACCGGTCCAGTCCATGAGCCTGTGTTTACCATGTCTGTGGATGTGAAGGGAAAAACCTACGAGGCTTCAGGACCATCTAAGCGAGCTGCCAAGCTGAATGTCGCCATCAAG GCCCTGAAAGATCTTGGTCTTCCAACAGGCCTGGAGTCAAAATCAGAGCTGAGTGGCGACACTGAAAGCTCTCAGAAATCTGACTCTGCTGCAGCTTCTACCGCATCAGACGAG ATTGGTCAGGGTCCCCTCTTAACTAAAAATGGGAAGAACCCTGTGATGGAGCTCAATGAAAAGCGCCGCAGCCTGAAGTATGTGGTGCTTAAAGAGACCGGAAGGTCCAGCGCCAAGTCCTTCGTCATGCAG GTGGAAGTTGATGGGCAGAAGTTTCAAGGAAAAGGCTCCAATAAAAAGGAAGCAAAGGCTCACGCTGCCCTCGCTGCTTTGGAAAAGTTATTCCCAAATGATGATGACGCTTCAGACAGCAACAGAATGTCTGCAAAGAAGAAGGTTATCTACACTGACATG CACATCCCAGGATTTGGCACAATCCGTGGTATTCCATCAGATACCGGGGCTCGAAGCTGGGGTCCCAACAGAGGGGTCCAAGCCCGGGGCCGGGGCCGGGGCCAGCCTTTTGGCGCCGGACCCAGCTATAACACAA ctAACTACAGCTATGAGAGCAGCGCTGGGACAGGCTATC ATAAACTTTATGCTAACAATGCTGCCAGCAACACTGGCAAAAACACCAACGTGGCTGAATCGGACAGCAGCACAGGCTACGGTACGTTTTACCCAGAGAGCAGCTCCACCTACTCCTCCCCACCCGTACCCAGCACCAGCGACACAAAGGGACAAAGCTACCGCTCCATGCCCCCACCTGTTGACCAGCAGAGCCCATATAGCTACGGATAtggagaggaaaagaagaagatgcTGACCCAAAGCAATCCTGTGGTTCAGGGAGGAAACTCCTCCACATACAGCACAGCCTATCCTAGTTCTGTTACAGCAGGACATTCATACGATTACG GCTGGGGGAACCAGGTCAACTGGGGGAATCAACAGGGATTTGACACCTACCAGAACTATGGAGGACAAAACCAGGGCCAGTACTCTGGATACACAAATTACTGA
- the acp5a gene encoding tartrate-resistant acid phosphatase type 5a gives MAFALLTLLSAVVGVTLCYPAAFEDLGGNGSNRTSIRFLALGDWGGLPSAPYVTTVQTTTAQEMSKVAEQMGADFILALGDNFYYKGVESVDSPRFQETFESVYTSKYLRVPWYVVAGNHDHAGNVTAQIEYSQRSDRWKFPSYYYELNFHIPNTGKTLTIIMLDTVMLCGHSDDFTDEKPRGPLRAVDANRQLVWLQDRLARSKADFLLVAGHYPVWSVSEHGPTKCLLKKLRPLLIKHNVTSYLCGHDHNLQYLEESGVGYVVSGAGNFVDPDFSHFDHVPKDSLKYFNGQESTQGGFVHAEVTNSALFLTYFQSKGTSLFRTVLSQRKFG, from the exons atgGCATTCGCTCTTTTAACCCTCCTGTCCGCTGTCGTCGGTGTGACCCTCTGCTATCCTGCTGCTTTTGAAGACCTGGGGGGAAATGGCA GCAACAGGACCTCCATTAGGTTCCTGGCTTTAGGGGACTGGGGTGGACTCCCTTCCGCGCCTTATGTCACGACTGTGCAGACAACTACAGCTCAGGAAATGAGCAAAGTAGCAGAGCAGATGGGCGCTGACTTTATTCTGGCGCTTGGCGATAACTTCTACTACAAGGGTGTGGAGAGTGTGGATTCCCCACGGTTTCAG GAAACCTTTGAGTCTGTGTACACCTCAAAGTATCTCAGAGTCCCTTGGTATGTTGTGGCCGGTAATCATGACCATGCAGGAAACGTCACAGCTCAGATCGAGTACTCTCAAAGGTCCGACAGATG GAAGTTTCCCTCTTATTACTACGAGCTGAACTTCCACATCCCCAACACGGGGAAGACGCTCACCATCATCATGCTCGACACGGTGATGCTCTGTGGACACTCCGACGACTTCACTGACGAGAAGCCCAGAGGCCCCCTGCGTGCGGTGGACGCCAACCGTCAGCTGGTCTGGCTGCAGGACCGGCTGGCCCGGTCCAAGGCGGACTTCCTGTTGGTGGCGGGCCACTATCCGGTCTGGTCCGTGTCTGAGCACGGCCCCACAAAGTGCTTACTGAAAAAGCTTCGCCCTCTGCTCATTAAACACAACGTGACCTCGTACCTGTGTGGACACGACCACAATCTCCAG tATCTTGAAGAGTCTGGTGTGGGCTATGTAGTGAGTGGTGCTGGGAACTTTGTGGATCCTGACTTCAGTCACTTTGACCACGTCCCCAAGGACTCTTTGAAGTATTTCAATGGCCAGGAATCGACTCAGGGGGGCTTCGTTCATGCGGAGGTCACAAACAGCGCGCTGTTCCTGACCTACTTCCAGTCTAAAGGCACGTCTCTGTTCCGCACCGTCCTTTCCCAGAGGAAGTTCGGGTAG
- the LOC116719851 gene encoding glutaryl-CoA dehydrogenase, mitochondrial-like isoform X2, which translates to MGGKSTKKKKIKIKLNTNEKIKLYLSIYNTLHNAVLLCLLDAEEFKKPTNAAKVAFNWQDSLDLEGQLTEEEIMIWDTFRNYCQEMLMPRILMANRHGRYGCAGTSYVAYGLIAREVERVDSGYRSVMSVQSSLVMHPIYSYGTEAQKEKYLPRLGSQTHLLQTLLCSGPGVRMAEFRAGIAVARLWILPDKPGTCWEETALQTSTTSSVTS; encoded by the exons atggggggaaaaagcacaaaaaaaaaaaaaattaaaattaaattaaatacaaatgagAAGATAAAATTATATCTAAGCATATATAACACCTTGCATAATGCAGTGTTGCTGTGTCTTTTAGACGCAGAAGAGTTCAAAAAGCCCACAAACGCAG CTAAGGTGGCTTTCAACTGGCAGGACTCTCTGGATCTCGAGGGTCAGCTGACAGAAGAGGAAATCATGATCTGGGACACCTTCCGCAACTACTGCCAAGAAATGCTCATGCCTCGCATTCTGATGGCTAACAGGCATGGAC GATACGGCTGTGCAGGCACTAGTTATGTTGCTTATGGGTTGATTGCTAGAGAGGTTGAGAGAGTGGACAGTGGGTATCGGTCTGTCATGAGTGTCCAGTCTTCGCTAGTCATGCACCCCATCTATTCTTACGGCACAGAGGCCCAGAAGGAGAAGTACCTGCCCAGACTTG GATCACAAACTCACCTGTTGCAGACATTGCTGTGTTCTGGGCCAGGTGTGAGGATGGCAGAGTTTAGGGCTGGAATAGCTGTGGCAAGGCTCTGGATATTGCCAGACAAGCCAGGGACATGTTGGGAGGAAACGGCATTGCAGACGAGTACCACATCATCAGTCACGTCATGA
- the LOC116719851 gene encoding glutaryl-CoA dehydrogenase, mitochondrial-like isoform X1: MGGKSTKKKKIKIKLNTNEKIKLYLSIYNTLHNAVLLCLLDAEEFKKPTNAAKVAFNWQDSLDLEGQLTEEEIMIWDTFRNYCQEMLMPRILMANRHGRYGCAGTSYVAYGLIAREVERVDSGYRSVMSVQSSLVMHPIYSYGTEAQKEKYLPRLAWGEIIGCFGLTEPNHGSDPSSYHYLLKTMVVRSSANIVYSDVAMLYSVNLNAAFWV; encoded by the exons atggggggaaaaagcacaaaaaaaaaaaaaattaaaattaaattaaatacaaatgagAAGATAAAATTATATCTAAGCATATATAACACCTTGCATAATGCAGTGTTGCTGTGTCTTTTAGACGCAGAAGAGTTCAAAAAGCCCACAAACGCAG CTAAGGTGGCTTTCAACTGGCAGGACTCTCTGGATCTCGAGGGTCAGCTGACAGAAGAGGAAATCATGATCTGGGACACCTTCCGCAACTACTGCCAAGAAATGCTCATGCCTCGCATTCTGATGGCTAACAGGCATGGAC GATACGGCTGTGCAGGCACTAGTTATGTTGCTTATGGGTTGATTGCTAGAGAGGTTGAGAGAGTGGACAGTGGGTATCGGTCTGTCATGAGTGTCCAGTCTTCGCTAGTCATGCACCCCATCTATTCTTACGGCACAGAGGCCCAGAAGGAGAAGTACCTGCCCAGACTTG CTTGGGGGGAAATCATTGGCTGCTTTGGGTTGACTGAACCAAACCACGGCAGTGACCCGAGTAGCTACcattatttgcttaaaacaatGGTAGTAAGAAGTTCTGCGAACATTGTCTACTCGGATGTTGCCATGCTGTATAGTGTTAACTTGAATGCTGCTTTTTGGGTGTAA